From Cheilinus undulatus linkage group 17, ASM1832078v1, whole genome shotgun sequence, one genomic window encodes:
- the zer1 gene encoding protein zer-1 homolog: MAAKAGDNPDSLMTLATVFCLRNLRKTMCYQGFRNKLCLRSDIFLPSEICDKLVNTYMELVHTDSNFEPEESFFQLFSDPRSTRLTRVQLREDLVHDRDLEAIRKQDLIELHLTYCNSLSSRSLKTLTCFRETLVSLCLFGCSHIFYRKGGAPLACNEDTDEEEDETPASRQALETDFNFQGFNRLRLLNLGGLPDEVDAETLLKPLKSLTSLDLSNVQLLGSTFLTQWKERLASLVLYNVDLSEELISTVVEINNLRHLDISRESRRSSKFKMTRKILTAIVQRLVNLVSLDISGHTMLDNCTVPHFEEAMGRPSIEPCKSSIYPFQELKRPLQFLGLYDTTLCNVTHIPAYKVTGSKNEDQVLNAIEAYTEFRPELAHRAINQLFDIARIQHCSQLLRALQLVIAALKCHKYDKSIQVTGSAALFYLTNTEYRSDQSVRLRREVIQVVLNGMEQYQEVTVQRNCCLTLCNFSIPEELEFQYSRVNQLLLKILEPARQDESIQRIAVHLCNALVCQVDNHHKEAVGKMGFVKTMLNLIQKKLQDRMCDQVMEFSWSALWNITDETPDNCQMFLNCRGMSLFLECLQEFPDKQELHRNMLGLLGNVAEVKALRPQLLTPQFITVFSNLLDSKADGIEVSYNACGVLSHIMFDGPEVWSMEEPRRDAVMDKMWDAIQSWDVSSRRNINYRSFEPILRLLPQSISPVSQHWATWALYNLVSVYPSKYCPLLIKEGGISLLEKVLELESSQPETKDMASKVMEQCENFKEDPMETNHGQEVNYGQRG; encoded by the exons ATGGCAGCCAAAGCAGGAGACAACCCCGACAGCCTCATGACTCTGGCCACGGTGTTCTGCCTGAGGAACCTCAGAAAGACCATGTGCTACCAGGGCTTCAGGAACAAACTTTGCCTGCGATCGGACATCTTCCTCCCCAGTGAGATCTGCGACAAACTGGTCAACAC ATATATGGAGCTGGTCCACACAGACAGTAACTTTGAACCAGAGGAGAGTTTCTTCCAGCTGTTCTCAGACCCTCGCAGCACCAGGCTGACCCGGGTTCAGCTCCGAGAAGACTTGGTACACGACAGAGATCTGGAGGCCATCAGAAAACAG GACCTGATCGAGCTCCACCTCACCTACTGCAACAGCCTGTCGTCTCGCAGTCTAAAAACTCTGACCTGCTTCAGGGAGACTTTGGTGTCTCTTTGTCTCTTCGGCTGCAGTCACATCTTCTACAGGAAGGGTGGCGCTCCGCTCGCCTGTAACGAGGACACggacgaggaggaggacgaGACCCCGGCGTCTCGACAGGCTTTAGAaacagactttaacttccagGGCTTTAACCGCCTCAGGCTGTTAAACTTAGGAGGTCTGCCGGACGAGGTGGACGCAGAGACCCTCCTCAAACCCCTGAAGTCCCTCACCTCTCTAGATCTTTCTAATGTTCAGCTGCTCGGGTCGACTTTTCTCACACAGTGGAAAGAAAGACTGGCATCACTTGTTCTCTACAACGTGGACCTGTCAGAGGAGCTGATCAGCACGGTGGTGGAGATCAATAATCTCAG GCATCTTGACATTTCGAGGGAGAGCCGGCGGAGCTCAAAGTTTAAGATGACCAGAAAAATCCTGACGGCCATCGTGCAGCGGCTGGTCAACCTGGTGTCTCTGGACATCTCAGGTCACACCATGCTGGACAACTGCACGGTCCCACACTTTGAGGAAGCTATGGGCCGGCCCAG CATCGAGCCGTGTAAGAGCAGCATCTATCCTTTCCAGGAGCTGAAGAGGCCGCTGCAGTTCCTGGGTTTATACGACACCACCCTCTGTAATGTGACGCACATACCTGCTTATAAG GTGACTGGCTCCAAAAACGAGGACCAGGTTTTGAATGCGATCGAAGCATACACAGAGTTTCGGCCTGAGCTCGCCCACAGAGCCATCAATCAGCTGTTTGACATCGCCAGGATACAACACTGCAGCCAGCTGCTCCGAGCTCTGCAG CTGGTCATCGCCGCTCTGAAGTGTCACAAATACGATAAGAGCATCCAGGTGACGGGGAGCGCGGCTCTGTTCTACCTGACCAACACGGAGTACCGCAGCGATCAGAGCGTGCGTCTGCGCAGAGAGGTGATTCAGGTGGTGCTGAACGGGATGGAGCAGTACCAGGAGGTCACG GTCCAGAGGAACTGCTGCCTGACTCTGTGTAACTTTAGCATCCCTGAGGAGCTGGAGTTTCAGTACAGTCGAGTGAACCAGCTGCTGCTGAAGATCCTGGAGCCGGCCCGACAGGACGAGTCCATCCAGAGGATCGCTGTGCACCTCTGCAACGCCCTGGTCTGTCAGGTTGACAACCATCACAAGGAGGCCGTGGGGAAGATGGGATTCGTCAAG ACAATGTTGAATTTAATTCAGAAGAAGCTGCAGGACAGGATG TGTGATCAGGTGATGGAGTTCTCTTGGAGCGCTCTGTGGAACATCACAGACGAGACGCCTGACAACTGTCAGATGTTCCTGAACTGTCGGGGGATGAGCCTCTTTCTGGAGTGTCTACAG GAGTTTCCAGACAAGCAGGAGCTCCACCGAAACATGCTGGGGCTGCTGGGAAATGTTGCTGAGGTTAAAGCGCTGAGGCCACAGCTGCTCACGCCTCAGTTCATCACCGTGTTCAG TAACCTGCTGGACAGTAAGGCAGACGGGATCGAGGTGTCGTACAATGCGTGCGGCGTTCTGTCACACATCATGTTTGACGGTCCTGAAGTTTGGTCGATGGAAGAGCCGAGAAGAGATGCTGTGATGGACAAGATGTGGGACGCCATCCAGAGCTGGGACGTCAGCTCGCGACGCAACATCAACTACAG GTCATTTGAGCCGATCCTGCGGCTGCTGCCTCAGAGCATCTCGCCTGTCAGTCAGCACTGGGCCACATGGGCTCTGTACAACCTGGTGTCAGTTTACC CGAGTAAGTATTGTCCCCTGCTGATCAAAGAAGGAGGAATCAGTCTTCTAGAGAAAGTTCTGGAACTGGAGAGCTCACAACCAGAGACCAAGGACATGGCCAG